Proteins encoded in a region of the Streptomyces sp. NBC_01298 genome:
- the pknB gene encoding Stk1 family PASTA domain-containing Ser/Thr kinase: MEEPRRLGGRYELSHVLGRGGMAEVYLAHDTRLGRTVAVKTLRADLARDPSFQARFRREAQSAASLNHPAIVAVYDTGEDYVDNISIPYIVMEYVDGSTLRELLHSGRKLLPERTLEMCIGILQALEYSHRAGIVHRDIKPANVMLTRSGQVKVMDFGIARAMGDSGMTMTQTAAVIGTAQYLSPEQARGEQVDARSDLYSAGCLLYELLAVRPPFIGDSPVAVAYQHVREEPQPPSNFDSEITPEMDAIVLKALVKDADYRYQSADEMRADIEACLDGQPVAATASMGAAGYGYPDQGHGYGHQGYDQPTTALRTTDPNQTSMLPPMSPGDGGYGGPGYPDQGGYDQGGRGRRPQKKSKASTILLVTAGILVLVGAILIGRTLFETKADNRPTVPKFIGETLAAAKANGTNVGIVVEQAGEMPCDAAPKGSVCEQDTPEGTKVAKDSVVKVKVSTGAPKVLVPNVVNLAIADAEKALQEKGFQIEKKLEESRRPAGTVIDQTPKSGEAEKGSTVTVTVAKEVSKVTVPDLTGKTREEAIKLLTDAKLKLGSQTEVDAPAGTAPKTVVNQDPTPNSEAEVGATVNISIAKEIKQLQVPNLVGRTINQARAELASKGLIFGSVLSGSSDGKARILSTDPPVGSPVDPNAVINVNTVPDNQQNGGNDGGGFFGGLGGR, translated from the coding sequence ACGTGCTCGGCCGCGGTGGCATGGCCGAGGTCTACCTCGCCCACGACACCCGGCTCGGCCGTACCGTCGCCGTCAAGACCCTGCGCGCCGACCTCGCTCGCGACCCGTCCTTCCAGGCCAGGTTCCGCCGCGAGGCCCAGTCGGCCGCATCGCTCAACCACCCGGCGATCGTGGCCGTGTACGACACCGGCGAGGACTACGTCGACAACATCTCCATCCCGTACATCGTGATGGAGTACGTCGACGGCTCGACCCTGCGCGAGCTCCTGCACTCCGGCCGCAAGCTGCTGCCCGAGCGCACCCTGGAGATGTGCATCGGCATCCTCCAGGCGCTGGAGTACTCGCACCGCGCCGGCATCGTGCACCGCGACATCAAGCCCGCCAACGTCATGCTGACCCGCTCCGGCCAGGTCAAGGTCATGGACTTCGGCATCGCCCGCGCCATGGGCGACTCCGGCATGACCATGACGCAGACCGCCGCCGTCATCGGCACCGCCCAGTACCTCTCCCCGGAGCAGGCCAGGGGCGAGCAGGTCGACGCGCGCTCCGACCTCTACTCGGCCGGCTGCCTGCTGTACGAGCTCCTCGCCGTCCGGCCGCCGTTCATCGGCGACTCCCCGGTCGCCGTCGCCTACCAGCACGTGCGGGAAGAGCCCCAGCCCCCGTCGAACTTCGACTCCGAGATCACGCCCGAGATGGACGCGATCGTGTTGAAGGCGCTGGTCAAGGACGCCGACTACCGCTACCAGTCCGCCGACGAGATGCGCGCCGACATCGAGGCCTGCCTCGACGGCCAGCCCGTCGCCGCCACCGCCTCCATGGGCGCCGCCGGCTACGGCTACCCCGACCAGGGGCACGGCTACGGACACCAGGGCTACGACCAGCCCACCACCGCCCTGCGCACCACCGACCCGAACCAGACCTCCATGCTCCCGCCGATGTCCCCGGGCGACGGCGGATACGGGGGCCCCGGATACCCGGACCAGGGCGGCTACGACCAGGGCGGCCGCGGCCGGCGTCCGCAGAAGAAGAGCAAGGCCTCCACGATCCTGCTGGTCACCGCCGGCATCCTCGTCCTGGTCGGCGCGATCCTCATCGGACGCACCCTCTTCGAGACCAAGGCCGACAACCGGCCCACGGTGCCCAAGTTCATCGGCGAGACCCTCGCGGCGGCCAAGGCGAACGGGACCAACGTCGGCATCGTCGTCGAACAGGCAGGGGAGATGCCCTGCGACGCCGCCCCCAAGGGCAGCGTCTGCGAGCAGGACACCCCCGAGGGCACCAAGGTCGCCAAGGACTCCGTCGTCAAGGTGAAGGTCTCCACGGGCGCGCCCAAGGTCCTCGTCCCGAACGTCGTCAACCTGGCGATCGCCGACGCGGAGAAGGCGCTCCAGGAAAAGGGCTTCCAGATCGAGAAGAAGCTGGAAGAGTCCAGGCGCCCCGCCGGCACCGTCATCGATCAGACCCCGAAGAGCGGCGAGGCCGAGAAGGGCTCGACGGTCACCGTGACGGTCGCCAAGGAAGTCTCCAAGGTCACCGTCCCGGACCTGACCGGCAAGACCCGGGAGGAGGCCATCAAGCTCCTCACCGACGCCAAGCTGAAGCTCGGCAGCCAGACGGAGGTGGACGCGCCCGCCGGCACGGCCCCCAAGACGGTCGTCAACCAGGACCCCACCCCCAACAGCGAGGCCGAGGTCGGCGCGACGGTCAACATCTCCATCGCCAAGGAGATCAAGCAGCTCCAGGTCCCGAACCTGGTCGGCCGGACCATCAACCAGGCCAGGGCCGAGCTCGCTTCCAAGGGCCTGATCTTCGGATCCGTACTGTCGGGCTCCTCGGACGGCAAGGCGAGGATCCTGAGCACGGACCCGCCGGTCGGCAGCCCGGTGGACCCCAACGCGGTCATCAACGTGAACACGGTCCCCGACAACCAGCAGAACGGCGGCAACGACGGCGGCGGCTTCTTCGGAGGCCTCGGCGGCAGGTAG
- a CDS encoding restriction endonuclease — translation MINESVLLESCTMRTSVLGRTEVLDKVKTLSLLPDGLHVTTAMVAAYYEVGIKAIRSLVLDHREELAASGYRTLTGTELSSFKELSYIQSQASSLAVFPRQAILNVGMLLRDSEVARQVRTYLLDTEYEVRTRPVDNFVHSPNWDEVDERIDNRITDVLGRTVVPLLNVLIETSGEQRRELISLREDVVQIQMKLVEHDLQLSRLQRGQDVRALTGVIGTIDAMNWKEFELHVAELLRRDGCTDVEVYGGHGGDRGVDISARTADGRTVAVQCKNFAPFRHVLSGEMQKFLGAAKVLRRADVALYVATCAFTRESLAIAAQGGVTAVHRGLLEAWSAGVRLQVLR, via the coding sequence ATGATCAACGAATCGGTACTGCTGGAGTCCTGCACCATGCGCACGAGCGTCCTGGGACGGACGGAAGTCCTGGACAAGGTGAAGACGCTGTCACTGCTGCCGGACGGGCTGCATGTGACTACGGCGATGGTGGCGGCTTACTACGAGGTCGGCATCAAGGCCATCCGGTCACTTGTCCTCGACCACCGCGAGGAGTTGGCTGCCAGCGGCTATCGGACTTTGACAGGTACAGAACTGAGCTCCTTTAAGGAGCTCAGTTACATCCAGTCACAGGCTTCGTCACTCGCAGTATTCCCCCGACAGGCCATCCTCAACGTCGGAATGCTGCTCCGGGACAGCGAAGTCGCACGTCAGGTGCGTACGTACCTCCTCGACACCGAGTACGAGGTTCGCACACGCCCTGTGGATAACTTTGTCCACAGCCCCAACTGGGACGAGGTCGACGAGCGGATCGACAACCGGATCACCGATGTACTCGGCAGGACCGTCGTGCCCCTGCTGAACGTTCTCATCGAGACCTCGGGCGAACAGCGCCGCGAGCTAATCTCCCTCCGCGAGGACGTCGTACAGATCCAGATGAAGCTCGTCGAGCACGACCTCCAGCTCAGCCGCCTCCAGCGCGGCCAGGACGTGAGGGCCCTCACCGGGGTCATCGGGACCATCGACGCGATGAACTGGAAGGAGTTCGAGCTGCACGTCGCAGAGCTGCTGCGTCGCGACGGGTGCACCGACGTCGAGGTGTACGGCGGGCACGGCGGCGACCGCGGGGTCGACATCAGCGCCCGCACCGCCGACGGACGGACGGTCGCCGTGCAGTGCAAGAACTTCGCGCCCTTCCGGCACGTGCTCAGCGGTGAGATGCAGAAGTTCCTGGGCGCCGCGAAGGTGTTGCGACGGGCCGATGTGGCGCTCTACGTGGCCACCTGCGCCTTCACCCGGGAGTCCCTGGCCATCGCCGCTCAGGGGGGCGTCACGGCCGTCCACAGGGGGCTTCTGGAGGCCTGGAGCGCCGGGGTGCGGCTCCAGGTGCTGCGGTAA
- a CDS encoding class E sortase, which yields MSRVAPPPRRSALAGFLSLLGELLITVGLVLGLFVAYSLWWTNVLADRDASARGDAVRQQWDRAPSQAASAAPGALDTQGGIGFLHVPAMKNGEVLVKRGTGAEVLNDGVAGYYTEPVKSALPGDPAGGNFALAAHRDGHGAKFHNIDKLKNGDAIVFETRDTWYVYKVFADLAQTSKYNVDAISPIPKESGRTAPGRYITLTTCTPVYTSKYRYIVWGELVRAEHVDAKRTPPAELR from the coding sequence GTGTCACGTGTCGCACCGCCCCCGCGCCGCAGCGCCCTCGCGGGGTTCCTGAGCCTGCTGGGCGAGCTCCTGATCACGGTGGGCCTGGTGCTCGGGCTGTTCGTGGCGTACTCCCTTTGGTGGACGAACGTCCTGGCGGACCGGGACGCCTCGGCGCGCGGGGACGCGGTGCGCCAGCAGTGGGACCGGGCGCCCTCGCAGGCGGCGTCCGCGGCGCCGGGAGCGCTGGACACCCAGGGCGGGATCGGCTTCCTGCACGTGCCGGCGATGAAGAACGGCGAGGTGCTGGTCAAACGGGGCACCGGCGCGGAGGTCCTGAACGACGGGGTCGCGGGGTATTACACGGAGCCGGTGAAGTCGGCGCTTCCGGGGGACCCGGCGGGCGGCAACTTCGCGCTGGCGGCGCACCGCGACGGGCACGGGGCCAAGTTCCACAACATCGACAAGCTGAAGAACGGCGACGCGATCGTCTTCGAGACCCGCGACACCTGGTACGTGTACAAGGTCTTCGCCGACCTCGCCCAGACCTCGAAGTACAACGTGGACGCGATCAGCCCGATCCCCAAGGAATCCGGCCGCACGGCCCCGGGCCGCTACATCACCCTGACGACCTGTACCCCCGTGTACACCTCGAAGTACCGCTACATCGTGTGGGGCGAGCTGGTCCGCGCGGAACACGTCGACGCGAAGCGGACGCCTCCGGCGGAGCTGCGCTGA
- a CDS encoding aminodeoxychorismate/anthranilate synthase component II, which produces MSARILVVDNYDSFVFNLVQYLYQLGAECEVLRNDEVELAHAQDGFDGVLLSPGPGTPEEAGVCVDMVRHCADTGVPVFGVCLGMQSMAVAYGGVVGRAPELLHGKTSPVVHEGLGVFEGLPSPFTATRYHSLAAEPPTLPDTLEVTARTEDGIIMGLRHREHDVEGVQFHPESVLTEWGHRMLANWLVRCGDAGAVERSVGLAPVVGKAVA; this is translated from the coding sequence GTGAGCGCGCGCATTCTGGTTGTCGACAATTACGACAGCTTTGTCTTCAACCTGGTCCAGTACCTCTATCAGCTCGGTGCCGAGTGCGAGGTGCTGCGCAACGACGAGGTCGAGCTCGCCCACGCCCAGGACGGCTTCGACGGCGTCCTGCTGTCCCCGGGCCCGGGCACGCCGGAAGAAGCCGGTGTCTGCGTGGACATGGTCCGCCACTGCGCCGACACGGGCGTACCGGTCTTCGGCGTCTGCCTCGGCATGCAGTCGATGGCCGTCGCCTACGGGGGCGTGGTCGGCCGGGCTCCGGAACTGCTGCACGGCAAGACCTCTCCGGTGGTCCACGAGGGCCTCGGCGTCTTCGAGGGACTGCCCTCGCCGTTCACCGCGACCCGCTACCACTCCCTCGCGGCCGAGCCGCCGACCCTCCCGGACACCCTCGAGGTCACGGCGCGGACCGAGGACGGGATCATCATGGGCCTGCGCCACCGCGAGCACGACGTCGAGGGCGTGCAGTTCCACCCCGAGTCCGTGCTGACCGAGTGGGGCCACCGGATGCTCGCGAACTGGCTGGTGCGCTGCGGTGACGCGGGCGCGGTGGAGCGCTCGGTGGGGCTCGCCCCGGTGGTGGGCAAGGCCGTCGCGTGA
- a CDS encoding class E sortase codes for MPRLLVRTFSEVCLTAGSLIVLFVAYVLLWTGVKADQAMDGEMARMRDRWSAAPAAAPLPAPPKAPAGPETAAYPPGRAFAEMYVPRFGPDWNKPVLEGTGTELLKKGLGHYAGTARLGGTGNFAVAGHRRTYGDPFKDIPKLRPGDLVILKDAAGWYTYTVRADVLRTLPTEVGVVDPVPARSPFTGLGKYLTLTTCDPEWGHSHRLVVWAELTGTRTLAQGSPEGLAR; via the coding sequence GTGCCGCGCCTGCTGGTACGGACGTTCAGCGAGGTGTGCCTGACCGCGGGCTCGCTCATCGTGCTCTTCGTGGCCTACGTCCTGCTGTGGACCGGGGTCAAGGCCGACCAGGCCATGGACGGGGAGATGGCCCGCATGCGCGACCGCTGGTCCGCGGCGCCCGCGGCCGCCCCGCTGCCCGCGCCGCCGAAGGCCCCGGCCGGGCCCGAGACCGCCGCGTACCCGCCGGGCCGGGCCTTCGCCGAGATGTACGTCCCGCGCTTCGGGCCCGACTGGAACAAGCCGGTCCTGGAGGGCACGGGCACGGAGCTGCTGAAGAAGGGCCTGGGCCACTACGCCGGCACGGCCCGGCTCGGCGGCACCGGGAACTTCGCGGTGGCCGGCCACCGGCGCACGTACGGGGACCCCTTCAAGGACATCCCCAAGCTGCGCCCCGGCGACCTCGTCATCCTCAAGGACGCCGCCGGCTGGTACACGTACACCGTCCGCGCCGACGTGCTGCGCACCCTCCCCACGGAGGTCGGCGTCGTCGATCCGGTGCCGGCCCGTTCGCCCTTCACCGGGCTGGGCAAGTACCTGACGCTGACCACCTGCGACCCGGAATGGGGCCACAGCCACCGGCTCGTGGTCTGGGCCGAACTGACCGGTACGCGGACCCTCGCCCAGGGCTCACCGGAGGGTTTGGCAAGGTGA